The sequence below is a genomic window from Streptomyces sp. NBC_00289.
GGCTTCCTCGTCGATCTGCCCCTCGTGTTCGGCGCGCACCCCGGTCCGGCCGTCGAGGCCCTCGCGCAGGATATCGGCGTGCCCGGCATGCCGGATGGACTCGCCGAGGACATGGACCATGACGGCGAACAGGTTCGTGTTGGGACAAGGCTCCGGCCACCACGGCACGTGGCCGGGGGCGTCGAGGGGAAGCTCGTTGATCGTCGCGTCCGAGTGTTCCCACGTGCGCCGGTAGAACCCGACGATCTGATCGCGGGTCTCGTCCTCCGTCGCCCACTGATCGCTGCCGTCGGAGTCCTGCCACCGGGGCAGCGGTTCCGGGGAAGGGCGGTCGAAGACCTCGCCGAAGTACCTGGCCTCGACGGTGGCCACGTGTTTGACCAGGCCGAGGAGGTTGGTCCCGGTCGCTGTCAAAGGTCGGCGGGCGTCGTATTCGGACAAGCCATCGAGTTTCCAGAGCAGCACCTTGCGGTCCCG
It includes:
- a CDS encoding DinB family protein, with translation MIDEFAKDNLHGRLRRDRKVLLWKLDGLSEYDARRPLTATGTNLLGLVKHVATVEARYFGEVFDRPSPEPLPRWQDSDGSDQWATEDETRDQIVGFYRRTWEHSDATINELPLDAPGHVPWWPEPCPNTNLFAVMVHVLGESIRHAGHADILREGLDGRTGVRAEHEGQIDEEARAAYRAKIEQAARSAAPTKAQRVSHVT